From a region of the Salvelinus alpinus chromosome 2, SLU_Salpinus.1, whole genome shotgun sequence genome:
- the LOC139552496 gene encoding zinc finger protein 180-like codes for MGYTSDRQPFPFGVPTGERRDNRGSSGEPQQHPDADEAEKSLSTSQLLQKHQQRPTGKKSNCCSDCGKRFNSSVKLKIHQRIHTGEKPYSCNKCGKSFTTSGSLTLHQRTHKGEKSFSCNQCGKSFTTSGSLILHQRTHTGEKPYSCDQCGKSFTTSGQLTLHQRIHTGEKSCSCNQCGKCFTTSGQLTIHQRIHTGEKPYSCDQCGKSFTTSGSLTLHRRTHTGEKPYGCGQCGKSFGQSSQLTLHQRTHTGEKPFSCGQCGKSFCQSSQLTLHQGKHTGQKPYSCDQCGKRYSSKRSLIKHQKIHEGIFS; via the exons ATGGGCTACACCAGCGatcggcaaccttttccatttggagtgccaa caggtgagagacgggacaatcgtggatcctctggggagcctcaacaacatcctgatgctgacgaggcagagaagagtctctccacatcacAACTCCtccagaaacaccagcagagacccacagggaagaaatctaactgctgctctgactgtgggaaaagatTCAACTCTTCAGTAAaacttaaaatacaccagagaatacacacaggagagaaaccttatagctgtaataaatgtgggaagagttttactacatctggctctctgactttacaccagagaacacacaaagGAGAGAAATCttttagctgtaatcaatgtgggaagagttttactacatctggctctctgattttacaccagagaacacacacaggagagaaaccttatagctgtgatcaatgtgggaagagttttactacatctggccagctgactttacaccagagaatacacacaggagagaaatcttgcagctgtaatcaatgtgggaagtgtTTTACaacatctggccagctgacaatacaccagagaatacacacaggagagaaaccttatagctgtgatcaatgtgggaagagttttactacatctggctctctgactttacaccggagaacacacacgggagagaaaccttatggctgtggtcaatgtggaaagagttttggtcaatctagccagctgacattacaccagagaacacacacaggagagaaaccttttagctgtggtcaatgtggaaagagtttttgtcaatctagccagctgacattacaccagggaaaacacacaggacagaaaccttatagctgtgatcaatgtgggaagagatactctagtaaaagatctctgatcaaacatcagaaaatacatgaaggaattttttcatga